From Deferrisoma camini S3R1, the proteins below share one genomic window:
- the glyS gene encoding glycine--tRNA ligase subunit beta, whose translation MSRGLELLLEVGTEEIPAGFLPPARAQLAEAARKGLEAQRIGFEAVQALGTPRRLVLHVTGVADRQADAVEEKIGPPVSAAFDAEGRPTRAAEGFARSNGVAVEDLLRVETERGLYVAVRRELAGRPTADVLAEAIPQWLSALRFPKVMRWGEGEFAFARPVHWVVALLGDEVIPFSFGGVESGRQSRGHRFHHPGAVDVMDPPDYFRKMKEAWVVVDPEERRALIREGVEAAARKVGGEPLADEDLLTTVVDLVEYPVPVAGSFEERYLELPRELLILTMKHHQKYFAVVDGRGRLLNHFVAVSNTRARDLTVVARGNERVLRARLADARFFFDEDQKRSLEEHLEGLKDVVFQSKLGTSYEKVERFRALAAEIAERVCPDRKAVVDRIARLAKADLVTQMVYEFPELQGVMGREYALRAGEDPVVARGIEEHYWPAQAGGPVPSTDEAACVSLADKIDTIVGCFGVGLIPTGAADPYALRRQTLGILRILLERGLRLPLGWLVDRALAGLADKLTRPAGEVRSDVLQFFRGRLEGLLAQQNLDADLVAGVLDRGFDDVLDAAGRARALQRARSDGRLDPLAETFKRVGNILKGKEPGEVRPERLGAQAEQALWDAYRSVAETMEEAAGRGDYDAFLDAARPLKAAVDRFFDEVLVMDQDPEVRANRLALLGAVARLLGRVAEFSRIG comes from the coding sequence ATGAGCCGCGGCCTGGAGCTGCTGCTGGAGGTGGGCACCGAGGAGATCCCGGCGGGGTTCCTGCCGCCGGCCCGGGCCCAGTTGGCCGAGGCCGCCCGAAAGGGCCTGGAGGCCCAGCGGATCGGGTTCGAGGCCGTGCAGGCCCTGGGGACCCCGCGGCGGCTGGTGCTCCACGTGACCGGCGTGGCCGACCGGCAGGCCGACGCGGTGGAGGAGAAGATCGGGCCGCCGGTGTCCGCCGCGTTCGACGCCGAGGGCCGGCCGACCCGGGCCGCGGAGGGGTTCGCCCGGTCGAACGGCGTGGCCGTGGAGGACCTGCTTCGGGTGGAGACCGAGCGGGGCCTGTACGTGGCGGTGCGCCGGGAGCTCGCGGGCCGGCCCACGGCCGACGTGCTGGCCGAGGCGATCCCCCAGTGGCTGTCGGCGCTTCGGTTCCCCAAGGTCATGCGGTGGGGCGAGGGGGAGTTCGCGTTCGCCCGGCCGGTGCACTGGGTGGTGGCGCTGCTGGGCGACGAGGTGATCCCGTTCTCCTTCGGGGGGGTGGAGTCGGGCCGCCAGAGCCGGGGGCACCGGTTCCACCACCCCGGCGCCGTGGACGTCATGGACCCGCCCGACTACTTCCGGAAGATGAAGGAGGCGTGGGTGGTCGTCGATCCCGAAGAGCGCCGGGCTCTGATCCGCGAGGGGGTGGAGGCGGCCGCCCGCAAGGTGGGGGGCGAGCCCCTGGCCGACGAGGACCTGCTCACCACCGTGGTGGACCTGGTGGAGTACCCGGTGCCCGTGGCCGGGAGCTTCGAGGAGCGCTACCTGGAGCTGCCCCGGGAGCTCCTGATCCTCACGATGAAGCACCACCAGAAGTACTTCGCCGTGGTGGACGGCCGGGGCCGGCTGCTCAACCACTTCGTGGCCGTGTCCAACACCCGGGCCCGGGACCTCACCGTGGTGGCCCGGGGCAACGAGAGGGTGCTCCGGGCCCGGCTGGCGGATGCGCGGTTCTTCTTCGACGAGGACCAGAAGCGCTCCCTCGAGGAGCACCTCGAGGGGCTGAAGGACGTGGTGTTCCAGTCGAAGCTGGGCACCAGCTACGAGAAGGTGGAGCGGTTCCGGGCCCTGGCGGCCGAGATCGCCGAGCGGGTCTGCCCGGACCGGAAGGCCGTGGTGGACCGGATCGCGCGGCTCGCCAAGGCCGATCTGGTGACCCAGATGGTCTACGAGTTCCCCGAGCTCCAGGGCGTCATGGGCCGGGAGTACGCCCTGCGGGCGGGCGAGGATCCGGTGGTGGCCCGGGGGATCGAGGAGCACTACTGGCCGGCCCAGGCCGGCGGGCCGGTGCCGTCCACGGACGAGGCGGCCTGCGTGAGCCTGGCCGACAAGATCGACACGATCGTGGGGTGCTTCGGGGTGGGGCTGATCCCCACCGGCGCGGCCGACCCCTACGCCCTCCGGCGGCAGACCCTGGGCATCCTGCGGATCCTGCTGGAGCGGGGGCTCCGGCTGCCCCTGGGCTGGCTGGTGGACCGGGCCCTGGCCGGCCTGGCCGACAAGCTGACCCGGCCGGCGGGCGAGGTGCGCTCGGACGTGCTCCAGTTCTTCCGGGGCCGGCTCGAGGGATTGCTGGCCCAGCAGAACCTGGACGCCGACCTGGTGGCCGGGGTGCTGGACCGGGGGTTCGACGACGTGCTCGACGCGGCCGGCCGGGCCCGGGCGCTTCAGAGGGCCCGCTCCGACGGCCGGCTCGACCCCCTGGCCGAGACCTTCAAGCGGGTGGGGAACATCCTGAAGGGGAAGGAACCCGGCGAGGTCCGGCCGGAACGGCTCGGAGCCCAGGCCGAGCAGGCCCTGTGGGACGCCTACCGGTCGGTGGCCGAGACCATGGAGGAGGCGGCCGGCCGGGGGGACTACGACGCGTTCCTGGACGCGGCGAGGCCCCTGAAGGCGGCCGTGGACCGGTTCTTCGACGAGGTGCTGGTGATGGACCAGGACCCCGAGGTCCGGGCCAACCGCCTGGCGTTGCTGGGCGCGGTGGCCCGGCTGCTGGGCCGGGTGGCGGAGTTCTCGAGAATCGGCTAA
- a CDS encoding enoyl-ACP reductase FabI, which translates to MSDTGLNGSWALILGASSGFGAATARALARKGVNIFGVHLDRKATLPQVEALVEELRGTGVRVRYFNVNAADEAKRREVLDAVAAECGEGPKVRVLMHSLAFGALRSFVGDPAETLTKAQMEMTLDVMAHSLVYWTQDLVARDLFDRNGRVFAMTSSGGQRVWAYYGAVSAAKAALESHIRQLALELAPRGITANAIRAGVTDTPALRKIPGHEQMVEVARSRNPMGRLTTPEDVAEAIALLSEPASHWITGNVIGVDGGEDITG; encoded by the coding sequence GTGAGCGACACTGGTCTGAACGGAAGTTGGGCCCTCATCCTGGGGGCTTCGAGCGGGTTCGGGGCGGCCACGGCCCGGGCCCTGGCCCGCAAGGGAGTGAACATCTTCGGCGTGCACCTGGACCGGAAGGCCACCCTGCCCCAGGTGGAGGCCCTGGTGGAGGAGCTCCGGGGCACCGGGGTTCGGGTTCGCTACTTCAACGTCAACGCGGCCGACGAGGCCAAACGCCGCGAGGTGCTCGACGCCGTGGCCGCCGAGTGCGGGGAAGGGCCCAAGGTGCGGGTGCTGATGCACAGCCTGGCCTTCGGGGCCCTGCGGTCGTTCGTGGGGGACCCGGCCGAGACCCTGACCAAGGCCCAGATGGAGATGACCCTGGACGTCATGGCCCACAGCCTGGTGTACTGGACCCAGGACCTGGTGGCCCGGGACCTGTTCGACCGCAACGGCCGGGTGTTCGCCATGACCAGCTCCGGGGGGCAGCGGGTGTGGGCCTACTACGGCGCGGTGTCCGCGGCCAAGGCGGCCCTGGAGAGCCACATCCGGCAGCTGGCCCTGGAGCTGGCGCCCCGGGGCATCACGGCCAACGCCATCCGGGCCGGGGTCACCGACACCCCGGCGCTCCGGAAGATCCCGGGTCACGAGCAGATGGTCGAGGTGGCCCGTTCCCGCAACCCCATGGGCCGCCTGACCACCCCCGAGGACGTGGCCGAGGCCATCGCGCTCCTCTCAGAGCCCGCCAGCCACTGGATCACCGGCAACGTGATCGGGGTGGACGGCGGAGAGGACATTACGGGCTAG
- the mgtE gene encoding magnesium transporter encodes MAAQAHSLTPMDRRVQLRLEAIRRLMRKGAVVNLRRIVEKTHPADLAAIFQELNDLEQGRLFQILVQAGLAGDVLSELDPDVLQGLVESLSDEELAEILSGMDADDAADLLALLPEDRRSGILAAMNLEDSEDIGKLLGYPEDSAGGIMTSSFFALGEGVTVEEAIRAIQGAEEAETVFYVYVVDDEGRLVGVVSLRQLITSPPTATLRQIMATDVIKVDVHTDQEQVARVVAKYDLLAIPVVDEAEHLVGIITVDDVIDVLREEATEDVFKMAGTSQEELVYGNRVLPIVRIRMPWLVINLFGGILTGTILWWFRATVEEIIALVSFVPVITAMGGNVGTQSSSILVRAFATGRVDFQNLRAHLWKEVRVGLLLGLVCGVLVGGVALVWHGNVFLGIVVAVSMVAAMTVAATMGTLAPALFRKLEIDPAVASGPFVTTANDITGILIYLGTATALLRFLPHAR; translated from the coding sequence ATGGCCGCACAAGCCCACAGCCTGACCCCGATGGACCGCCGGGTCCAGCTGCGGCTCGAGGCGATCCGCCGGCTCATGCGCAAAGGGGCGGTGGTGAACCTGCGCCGGATCGTGGAGAAGACCCACCCGGCCGACCTGGCGGCCATCTTCCAGGAGCTCAACGATCTCGAGCAGGGCCGGCTGTTCCAGATCCTGGTCCAGGCCGGCCTGGCCGGGGACGTGCTCAGCGAGCTCGACCCCGACGTGCTCCAGGGCCTGGTCGAGAGCCTGAGCGACGAGGAGCTGGCCGAGATCCTCTCCGGAATGGACGCGGACGACGCCGCCGACCTGCTGGCGCTGCTGCCCGAGGACCGCCGCTCGGGGATCCTCGCGGCCATGAACCTGGAGGACAGCGAGGACATCGGCAAGCTCCTGGGCTATCCCGAGGACTCGGCCGGCGGCATCATGACCTCGTCGTTCTTCGCCCTGGGTGAGGGGGTCACGGTCGAGGAGGCGATCCGGGCGATCCAGGGGGCCGAGGAGGCCGAGACGGTCTTCTACGTGTACGTGGTGGACGACGAGGGCCGGCTGGTGGGGGTGGTGAGCCTGCGCCAGCTGATCACCTCGCCCCCCACGGCCACGTTGCGGCAGATCATGGCCACCGACGTGATCAAGGTGGACGTGCACACCGACCAGGAGCAGGTGGCCCGGGTGGTGGCCAAGTACGACCTGCTGGCCATCCCGGTGGTGGACGAGGCCGAGCACCTGGTCGGGATCATCACGGTGGACGACGTGATCGACGTGCTCCGCGAGGAGGCCACGGAGGACGTGTTCAAGATGGCCGGCACGAGCCAGGAGGAGCTCGTGTACGGCAACCGAGTGCTTCCGATCGTGCGGATCCGGATGCCCTGGCTGGTGATCAACCTGTTCGGCGGCATCCTCACCGGCACGATCCTGTGGTGGTTCCGGGCGACGGTGGAGGAGATCATCGCGCTGGTGTCCTTCGTGCCGGTCATCACGGCCATGGGCGGCAACGTGGGCACCCAGAGCTCGTCCATCCTGGTTCGGGCCTTCGCCACCGGGCGGGTGGACTTCCAGAACCTGCGGGCCCACCTGTGGAAGGAGGTGCGGGTGGGGCTCCTGCTGGGTCTGGTGTGTGGGGTGCTGGTGGGAGGGGTGGCCCTGGTGTGGCACGGCAACGTGTTCCTGGGGATCGTGGTCGCGGTGTCGATGGTGGCCGCCATGACCGTGGCGGCCACCATGGGCACCCTGGCCCCGGCCCTGTTTCGGAAGCTGGAGATCGACCCGGCCGTGGCCTCGGGCCCGTTCGTGACCACCGCCAACGACATCACGGGCATCCTGATCTACCTGGGCACGGCCACGGCCCTCCTGCGTTTTCTCCCCCACGCGCGATGA
- the nth gene encoding endonuclease III, with the protein MPERNPEAERLDRILQTLKRVHPDVAPSLNHRSPWELLVATILSAQCSDVQVNRVTPKLFRRFPTPEALAEAEPDEVEPLIRSIGLFRGKARNLVAAARIVAGRHGGRVPADREALEALPGVGRKTASVVLGQAFGIPAFPVDTHVARVSHRLGFSPRPEPREVERRMTRLMAPERWNLAHLLLIRHGRAACHARRPACARCPVERSCPWPHKPTA; encoded by the coding sequence ATGCCCGAGCGAAACCCCGAAGCCGAACGCCTGGATCGTATCCTGCAGACCCTGAAACGGGTGCACCCGGACGTGGCGCCCAGCCTGAACCACCGTTCGCCGTGGGAGCTGCTGGTGGCCACGATCCTGTCGGCCCAGTGCTCCGACGTTCAGGTGAACCGGGTGACGCCGAAGCTGTTCCGGCGGTTCCCCACCCCGGAAGCGCTGGCCGAGGCCGAGCCCGACGAGGTGGAGCCGCTGATCCGATCGATCGGGCTGTTCCGGGGGAAGGCCCGCAACCTGGTGGCCGCCGCCCGCATCGTGGCCGGGCGGCACGGGGGGCGGGTGCCGGCCGATCGGGAGGCCCTGGAGGCGCTCCCCGGCGTCGGCCGAAAGACCGCCTCGGTGGTGCTGGGCCAGGCGTTCGGCATCCCGGCGTTTCCGGTGGACACCCACGTGGCCCGGGTGTCCCACCGCCTGGGGTTCTCGCCCCGGCCCGAGCCTCGGGAGGTGGAGCGGAGGATGACCCGGCTCATGGCGCCCGAGCGGTGGAACCTGGCCCATCTGCTCCTGATTCGTCACGGCCGCGCGGCGTGCCACGCCCGCCGGCCCGCCTGTGCCCGTTGCCCTGTGGAAAGGTCGTGCCCATGGCCGCACAAGCCCACAGCCTGA
- a CDS encoding RrF2 family transcriptional regulator — MIITRATEYSIRAALYLAERYPAPVVSKQEICEAEGITPAFLTKILQPLIHAGIVRSKRGVSGGFALARDPARLTLLDIMEAAEEPMLLNVCLLENHPCERECTCPVHELWAEARDRLAEIFSRKSLTELVEERRRLRTRSCRKGS, encoded by the coding sequence ATGATCATCACGAGAGCGACCGAGTACTCGATCCGCGCGGCCCTGTACCTGGCCGAGAGGTACCCGGCTCCGGTGGTCTCGAAGCAGGAGATCTGCGAGGCCGAGGGGATCACCCCCGCGTTCCTGACAAAGATCCTCCAGCCCCTGATCCACGCGGGGATCGTTCGTTCCAAACGGGGCGTGTCCGGGGGGTTCGCCCTGGCCCGCGACCCGGCTCGGCTGACCCTCCTGGACATCATGGAGGCGGCCGAGGAGCCCATGCTCCTGAACGTCTGCCTGCTGGAGAACCATCCGTGCGAGCGGGAGTGCACCTGCCCGGTGCACGAGCTTTGGGCCGAGGCCCGGGATCGGTTGGCCGAGATCTTTTCGCGCAAGTCCTTGACCGAGCTGGTCGAGGAGAGACGCCGCCTCCGGACGAGGTCGTGTCGGAAGGGGTCGTGA
- the recO gene encoding DNA repair protein RecO encodes MTPRRTDAFVLRVRAFGEADRVADLLTPDLGRVPALARSARRSRRRFGGVLDYFVRVRAALRPGRGELWRLDDVELVRDYGAVARDLDTHAAAAHVLEVAWMGSREGAPGRDLFDLVDAALAALAAGADPKSLRRVFQARVLRVLGVAGGFDRCPQCGAGLEGGAAVAAGAVVCPACAGPADPRMPAGAVRTLAASVGVPLDKLKSVRVTRAAEEHIGPFLCQALCQTLGRKPRTID; translated from the coding sequence ATGACCCCCCGCCGGACCGACGCGTTCGTGCTGCGGGTGCGGGCGTTCGGTGAGGCCGATCGGGTGGCCGACCTGCTCACGCCCGACCTGGGCCGGGTGCCGGCCCTGGCCCGGAGCGCCCGGCGGTCCCGCCGGCGGTTCGGGGGGGTGCTGGACTACTTCGTCCGGGTGCGGGCCGCCCTGCGGCCGGGCCGGGGCGAGCTGTGGCGGCTGGACGACGTGGAGCTGGTCCGGGACTACGGGGCCGTGGCCCGGGACCTGGACACCCATGCCGCGGCCGCCCACGTGCTCGAGGTGGCCTGGATGGGATCCCGCGAGGGGGCGCCGGGACGGGACCTGTTCGACCTGGTGGACGCGGCCCTGGCCGCCCTGGCCGCCGGCGCCGATCCCAAGAGCCTGCGCCGGGTGTTCCAGGCCCGGGTCCTGCGGGTGCTGGGGGTGGCGGGTGGGTTCGACCGGTGCCCGCAGTGCGGGGCCGGACTGGAGGGGGGGGCGGCCGTGGCCGCGGGGGCGGTGGTGTGCCCGGCCTGCGCCGGGCCGGCCGATCCCCGGATGCCGGCCGGCGCCGTGCGCACCCTGGCGGCGAGCGTGGGGGTCCCCCTGGACAAGCTCAAGTCGGTCCGGGTGACCCGGGCGGCCGAGGAGCACATCGGCCCGTTCCTGTGCCAGGCCCTGTGCCAAACCCTGGGCCGGAAGCCCCGCACCATCGATTGA
- a CDS encoding multiheme c-type cytochrome: protein MRKVGYVSTVLAAVAFAAAAYAGDPTESHPFFPSLLNTATGKPVKSTAFYPPSKCKGCHAEIFDQWKGSMHSNAYRDPVFQALWKLANKETNGLTDKLCAGCHTAVGTVSEEVRMGEDGEFHVSEIAEEGVQCHLCHSVVGTRMLETPTTMPQNASIVVDPSLVMRGPYDDAKPMWHKAAYSELHTKAEFCGNCHNVFHPLNNFHIENTYNEWKFSVYAQKGIVCQDCHMMPVEKAIEVARTLQKPKNPGKASPMGPDRDNVFTHEFVGGNFTVTALLGADKHAEIARKRLKSAAELELLLPEEADDGDIARFTVRVHNVGAGHNLPTSLTEVRQMWLDVRVTDASGRELYRSGALDEDHNLQEGTVLFRAESVDAQGRHTIKPWEIVRFAYNTTIPPKGYADREFAFLVPDDAKGPVRVEVKLRYRSYPQAVANLLLGDEAPVLPIVDMAEAEGTIPVD, encoded by the coding sequence ATGCGAAAGGTGGGGTATGTCTCGACCGTGCTCGCCGCGGTGGCGTTTGCGGCCGCGGCCTACGCAGGGGACCCGACCGAGTCCCATCCGTTCTTCCCGAGCCTGTTGAACACGGCCACGGGCAAGCCGGTGAAGTCCACGGCGTTCTACCCTCCGTCCAAGTGCAAGGGCTGTCACGCCGAGATCTTTGACCAGTGGAAGGGCTCGATGCACTCCAACGCCTACCGGGACCCGGTGTTCCAGGCCCTGTGGAAGCTGGCGAACAAGGAGACCAACGGCCTGACCGACAAGCTGTGTGCCGGGTGCCACACGGCCGTGGGCACGGTGAGCGAAGAGGTGCGCATGGGCGAGGACGGCGAGTTCCACGTGAGCGAGATCGCCGAGGAGGGGGTCCAGTGCCACCTGTGCCACAGCGTGGTGGGCACCCGCATGCTGGAGACCCCGACCACCATGCCCCAGAACGCGAGCATCGTGGTGGACCCCAGCCTGGTCATGCGGGGGCCCTACGACGACGCCAAGCCCATGTGGCACAAGGCCGCGTACTCCGAGCTGCACACCAAGGCCGAGTTCTGCGGCAACTGCCACAACGTGTTCCATCCGCTCAACAACTTCCACATCGAGAACACCTACAACGAGTGGAAGTTCTCGGTGTACGCCCAGAAGGGGATCGTGTGTCAGGACTGCCACATGATGCCGGTGGAGAAGGCCATCGAGGTGGCCCGCACCCTCCAGAAGCCCAAGAACCCCGGCAAGGCCTCGCCCATGGGCCCCGACCGGGACAACGTGTTCACCCACGAGTTCGTGGGCGGCAACTTCACGGTGACCGCGCTCCTTGGGGCGGACAAACACGCCGAGATCGCCCGGAAGCGCCTGAAGAGCGCGGCCGAGTTGGAGCTGTTGCTCCCCGAGGAGGCCGACGACGGCGACATCGCCCGATTCACGGTGCGGGTCCACAACGTGGGCGCCGGCCACAACCTGCCCACCAGCCTCACCGAGGTGCGGCAGATGTGGCTCGACGTGCGGGTGACCGACGCGAGCGGCCGCGAGCTGTACCGGTCGGGCGCCCTGGACGAGGACCACAACCTCCAGGAGGGCACGGTGCTGTTCCGGGCCGAGTCCGTGGACGCCCAGGGACGCCACACCATCAAGCCCTGGGAGATCGTGCGGTTCGCCTACAACACCACGATTCCGCCCAAGGGGTACGCGGACCGGGAGTTCGCCTTCCTGGTGCCCGACGACGCCAAGGGTCCGGTGAGGGTGGAGGTGAAGCTGCGCTACCGGTCCTATCCCCAGGCCGTGGCGAACCTGCTGCTGGGCGACGAGGCCCCGGTCCTGCCGATCGTGGACATGGCCGAGGCCGAGGGCACGATCCCGGTGGACTGA
- the glyQ gene encoding glycine--tRNA ligase subunit alpha, producing the protein MTFQEVILRLERYWASQGCLIAQPCDIEVGAGTMNPHTFLRCLGPEPWFVAYVEPSRRPTDGRYGENPNRLQHYYQYQVILKPSPHDVLERYIGSLKALGIDPLEHDIRFVEDDWESPTLGAWGLGWEVWLDGMEITQFTYFQQAGGIDCRPVSAEITYGLERIAMYLQGVDSVFDLVWVDGVTYGDVHHRGEVEGSVYNFEEADVAMLFDLFDRCEAEAKRVIEKGLVLPAYDYTLKCSHTFNLLDARGAISVTERTRFIGRVRDLARRVAEAYTAQREALGWPLRGKFDLRPAGEVMP; encoded by the coding sequence ATGACGTTTCAGGAGGTCATCCTCAGGCTCGAGCGGTACTGGGCGTCCCAGGGGTGTCTGATCGCCCAGCCCTGCGACATCGAGGTGGGCGCGGGCACCATGAACCCCCACACCTTCCTGCGCTGCCTCGGGCCGGAGCCGTGGTTCGTGGCGTACGTGGAGCCGAGCCGCCGGCCCACCGACGGCCGCTACGGCGAGAACCCCAACCGGCTCCAGCACTACTACCAGTATCAGGTCATCCTCAAGCCCTCTCCCCACGACGTGCTCGAGCGCTACATCGGCAGCCTCAAGGCCCTGGGTATCGACCCCCTGGAGCACGACATCCGGTTCGTGGAGGACGACTGGGAGAGCCCCACCCTGGGGGCCTGGGGCCTGGGGTGGGAGGTGTGGCTCGACGGCATGGAGATCACCCAGTTCACCTACTTCCAGCAGGCCGGAGGGATCGACTGCCGGCCGGTGTCGGCCGAGATCACCTACGGCCTGGAGCGGATCGCCATGTACCTGCAGGGGGTGGACAGCGTGTTCGATCTGGTGTGGGTCGACGGGGTGACCTACGGCGACGTCCACCACCGGGGCGAGGTGGAGGGGAGCGTGTACAACTTCGAGGAGGCCGACGTGGCCATGCTGTTCGATCTGTTCGACCGGTGCGAGGCCGAGGCGAAGCGGGTGATCGAGAAGGGGCTCGTGCTGCCGGCCTACGACTACACGCTCAAGTGCTCCCACACCTTCAACCTGCTGGACGCCCGGGGGGCCATCAGCGTGACCGAGCGCACCCGGTTCATCGGCCGGGTCCGGGACCTGGCCCGGCGGGTGGCCGAGGCCTACACCGCCCAGCGCGAGGCCCTGGGCTGGCCCCTGCGGGGCAAGTTCGACCTGCGGCCGGCCGGGGAGGTGATGCCATGA